A single Callithrix jacchus isolate 240 chromosome 4, calJac240_pri, whole genome shotgun sequence DNA region contains:
- the LOC100396019 gene encoding beta-defensin 110 isoform X1: protein MKIQLFFCILLFWVTILPAKKKYPEYGSLDLRRECREGNGRCKNQCHENEIRIAYCIRPGTHCCLQQ from the exons ATGAAGATtcaactttttttctgtattctgctCTTTTGGGTCACAATTTTACCAG CCAAAAAGAAATATCCTGAATACGGTAGCTTGGATTTGAGGAGAGAGTGCAGAGAGGGTAATGGTCGATGTAAAAATCAGTGTCATGAAAATGAAATTAGGATTGCTTACTGCATAAGACCTGGAACTCATTGCTGCTTGCAGCAGTAA
- the LOC100396019 gene encoding beta-defensin 110 isoform X2, translating into MKIQLFFCILLFWVTILPARSSFEPQQPKYRFERCERVRGICKTFCDDVEYDYGYCIKWRSQCCV; encoded by the exons ATGAAGATtcaactttttttctgtattctgctCTTTTGGGTCACAATTTTACCAG CCAGAAGCAGTTTTGAACCACAGCAACCGAAGTATAGATTTGAGAGATGTGAAAGAGTGAGAggaatatgtaaaacattttgcGATGATGTTGAGTATGATTATGGATACTGCATTAAATGGAGAAGTCAGTGCTGCGTATAA